A part of Motilibacter aurantiacus genomic DNA contains:
- a CDS encoding DUF3099 domain-containing protein yields the protein MAGASRRTEPVYQITGAARGLQEDQGGRARRYAISMGIRTVCFLLAVVTDGWLRWAFVAGAVALPYLAVVLANAGRETVRDLPGTILRPERRALSAGTAAPLEKGRSEG from the coding sequence GTGGCAGGCGCAAGCCGGCGTACGGAGCCGGTCTATCAGATCACCGGCGCGGCGCGCGGCCTCCAGGAGGACCAGGGCGGCCGGGCGCGGCGCTACGCGATCTCCATGGGGATCCGCACGGTCTGCTTCCTGCTCGCGGTCGTGACCGACGGGTGGCTCCGCTGGGCGTTCGTCGCCGGAGCGGTCGCGCTGCCCTACCTCGCTGTCGTCCTCGCCAATGCCGGCCGGGAGACGGTGCGTGACCTGCCCGGCACGATCCTGCGGCCGGAGCGGCGTGCCCTCTCGGCTGGTACGGCAGCACCACTGGAGAAGGGGCGTTCGGAGGGCTGA